The following are encoded in a window of Chryseobacterium sp. genomic DNA:
- a CDS encoding response regulator, whose translation MKIAIVDDHQIIIDGIEMLLGLENDIHITRTYTDGTDLLQDLRSGQVVADLILTDLLMPNLTGYECARILKKEFPALKVIVLSMTCDPKTIYELVDKIGIDGYLSKKINRAELVQALHDARRGDLHLSDEAAEALTKFRHRIIDSPVTILSAREKQVVRLMIEGLMNREIAARLCISESTVETHRKNIYRKTETNSVPRLMQAVHDLDLLRE comes from the coding sequence ATGAAAATTGCCATTGTAGACGATCATCAAATTATTATTGATGGCATAGAAATGCTCCTCGGGCTTGAAAACGACATCCATATTACAAGAACCTACACGGATGGGACGGACTTACTGCAAGATCTGCGCAGCGGACAGGTGGTTGCCGATCTGATTCTTACAGATCTTCTCATGCCCAATCTCACCGGCTACGAATGTGCCCGGATATTGAAGAAGGAATTTCCTGCCTTAAAAGTGATTGTGCTTTCAATGACCTGTGACCCCAAAACCATTTACGAGCTCGTGGATAAGATTGGAATAGACGGCTATTTGTCCAAGAAAATCAACCGTGCCGAACTGGTGCAGGCGCTGCACGATGCCCGCCGTGGCGACCTGCATCTCTCTGATGAAGCTGCTGAAGCACTTACAAAATTCCGCCACCGTATTATTGATTCGCCGGTTACCATCCTTTCGGCCAGGGAAAAACAGGTGGTCAGGCTCATGATTGAGGGTTTGATGAACCGCGAAATTGCGGCCCGTCTCTGCATCAGCGAAAGTACGGTAGAAACGCACCGCAAGAATATTTACCGCAAGACGGAAACCAATTCTGTCCCACGGCTTATGCAGGCTGTGCACGACCTGGATCTGCTGCGGGAGTAA
- a CDS encoding sensor histidine kinase, whose translation MKQIGFFFLSTNDYSLLKSEIIGKKLFLFFLVLILTGFSRPVSAQNLNEIISNLKGDLKNNPDERRKAVIYADLTWYYASVSVDSALAYGRRAVSTTGKLKDSVLLAQVYSDLGAVHFRNNDFRNAEKNYLKSYEIRKKQNNAAGIAKLNNNLASVYQSNFQYSKAMKMYLEALKYFEEKNDVKNINITKANIGLLYVDLKDNRRAVKYISEAIAYFESQDRTTEIENKLCENYLNLGKALQMQKSYAAAEIQYKKSSEICGKVGNTQGIAFASRNLGNLYTLQRKDSLAVLNLQTSQLAREAFNSRIDTESNGIDVAQNYIVQGKYHEAKDLLLRALPVFERENSKENQLSTYKLLTNIYHHTAQPDSADHFFEKYIALDGELVNTGVSRASAELEKKYQTLQKDSEIQKQKSTLFKRNVALFALLGVLLIGIVYYRNYQHRQKAKLQRTVMEQQDLAARAVMAAEDNERKRMATHLHDGIGQLLTAAGMNVSVLNDYKEDPARFELILDKTRKILSDAISDVRTLSHQIMPHMLLKNSLSEALRKLIENTSSPTIEINLKIENLNNDLDENIQMVLYRTVQECINNTLKHARATKIDILVVQDSDKVITKITDNGAGFDLQAMKRRNGGIGLQNIQTRIDFLKGQTWIKSSAGKGTEIYVEIPLKP comes from the coding sequence ATGAAACAAATCGGATTTTTTTTCCTTTCGACGAATGACTATTCATTGTTAAAATCCGAAATTATAGGGAAAAAGCTTTTCCTGTTTTTTTTAGTGCTTATTCTTACCGGTTTTTCACGCCCGGTAAGTGCTCAGAACCTGAATGAAATTATTTCCAATCTGAAAGGGGATCTGAAGAATAATCCGGATGAGAGGAGAAAGGCAGTAATTTACGCCGATCTAACCTGGTATTATGCCAGCGTTTCGGTAGATTCTGCACTGGCCTATGGCCGCCGTGCTGTTTCGACCACCGGCAAACTGAAGGATTCGGTGCTTCTGGCACAGGTATACAGTGACCTGGGAGCAGTACACTTCCGCAATAATGACTTCAGAAATGCCGAGAAAAACTACCTGAAATCCTACGAGATCCGGAAGAAACAGAACAATGCCGCGGGCATCGCAAAACTCAACAACAACCTGGCCTCAGTGTATCAAAGCAATTTTCAGTACAGCAAAGCCATGAAAATGTACCTTGAAGCCCTTAAATACTTTGAGGAGAAAAATGATGTGAAAAACATCAACATCACCAAAGCCAACATCGGCCTGCTGTATGTAGATCTGAAGGACAATCGCAGGGCGGTGAAGTACATTTCGGAAGCCATTGCCTATTTTGAAAGCCAGGACAGGACCACAGAAATAGAAAACAAACTTTGTGAAAATTACCTTAATCTGGGCAAAGCCCTGCAGATGCAGAAATCCTACGCGGCGGCAGAGATACAATATAAGAAAAGCAGTGAAATTTGCGGCAAGGTGGGCAACACACAGGGTATCGCCTTTGCTTCCAGAAACTTAGGTAACTTATATACGCTTCAGCGGAAGGATTCCCTCGCGGTGCTTAATCTGCAGACATCCCAGCTCGCAAGAGAAGCGTTTAATTCCCGAATAGATACTGAGAGCAATGGGATTGATGTGGCGCAGAATTACATTGTTCAGGGAAAATACCACGAGGCTAAAGACCTGCTTCTAAGAGCCCTGCCGGTTTTTGAACGGGAAAATTCCAAGGAAAACCAGCTCTCTACATACAAACTGCTCACCAACATCTATCACCACACGGCACAGCCAGACAGCGCTGATCATTTCTTTGAAAAATATATCGCCCTGGACGGTGAACTGGTGAACACAGGGGTTAGCAGAGCCAGTGCCGAACTTGAAAAGAAATACCAGACTTTACAGAAAGACAGTGAGATTCAGAAGCAGAAATCAACGCTGTTTAAACGGAACGTTGCATTGTTTGCCCTACTGGGAGTTTTACTTATTGGAATTGTATATTACAGAAATTACCAGCACCGCCAGAAGGCGAAGTTACAGAGAACAGTTATGGAACAGCAGGATTTGGCCGCAAGGGCAGTTATGGCAGCTGAGGATAATGAAAGAAAACGAATGGCTACGCACCTGCATGATGGTATAGGACAGCTGCTCACAGCGGCAGGCATGAATGTAAGTGTACTCAATGATTATAAGGAAGATCCGGCACGTTTTGAACTCATATTAGACAAAACCCGTAAGATTCTTTCGGATGCAATTAGCGATGTACGCACCCTTTCACATCAGATTATGCCTCATATGCTCCTTAAAAATTCACTTTCTGAGGCCTTAAGAAAACTGATTGAAAATACATCGTCGCCCACAATTGAAATTAACCTTAAGATTGAGAATCTTAATAATGACCTGGACGAAAATATACAGATGGTCTTATACCGAACGGTACAGGAATGTATTAACAATACCCTTAAACATGCCCGGGCCACCAAGATTGATATTCTGGTAGTACAGGACTCAGATAAAGTTATCACTAAAATTACAGACAACGGGGCAGGTTTTGATCTGCAGGCTATGAAGCGTCGCAACGGGGGTATAGGGCTGCAGAATATACAGACCCGTATTGATTTCCTGAAAGGGCAGACTTGGATTAAAAGTTCAGCTGGAAAAGGAACTGAAATATATGTGGAAATCCCGCTAAAACCATGA
- a CDS encoding methylmalonyl-CoA mutase family protein translates to METQKYSPKNKIRIVTAAALFDGHDAAINIMRRVIQATGVEVIHLGHDKSAEEVVNCAVQEDANAIALTSYQGGHNEYFKYIYDLLKEKNASHIRIFGGGGGVILPEEIKDLMDYGITRIYSPDDGRELGLQGMIDDLVQKSDYATGENVTVENLDKISFEDARSIAEVISAVENFSESKTDLVKEIDARAENSTIPIIGITGTGGAGKSSLTDELVRRFLRSNPEKKIAIISIDPSKKKTGGALLGDRIRMNSINDARVYMRSMATRENNVSVSPYIHSALNVLKISKPDVIVLETSGIGQSGSEITEIADVSMYVMTPEYGASTQLEKIDMLDYADLIALNKSDKRGALDALQAVKKQFQRNHVLFEQPLEEMPVYSTKASQFNDWGTTELYNELIKKVNAKFEGLNFSEYEEQNVSEETTIIPPKRVRYLSEIVDTNRAYDKEVENQALIAKKMYLVEGAKALIQDDQHTHDKLEKVFLKTKKELSEENAAFLHGWHHFKEELEADTYSYFVRGKEIKVQTKSETLSHLKIPKIALPKFQDWGDLIRWKGQENVPGSFPFTAGIYPFKRTGEDPTRMFAGEGGPERTNRRFHYVSAEMDAKRLSTAFDSVTLYGQDPALPPDIYGKIGNAGVSIATLDDAKKLYSGFDLVNAMTSVSMTINGPAPMLLAFFMNAAIDQNCEKYIEENNLWDKVEARLKEKFDDKGLNRPTYSGELPPSNNGLGLKLLGLTGDEILEADVYAKIKAETIATVRGTVQADILKEDQAQNTCIFSTEFALRLMGDVQEYFIKEKVRNFYSVSISGYHIAEAGANPISQLAFTLANGFTYVEYYLSRGMDINDFAPNLSFFFSNGIDPEYAVIGRVARRIWAKAMREKYNANERSQMLKYHIQTSGRSLHAQEIDFNDIRTSLQALYAIYDNCNSLHTNAYDEAITTPTEESVRRAMAIQLIINKELGLAKNENPLQGSFIIEELTDLVEEAVYAEFDRITERGGVLGAMETMYQRSKIQEESMHYEWLKHTGEYPIIGVNTFLGKDGSPTVLPGEVIRSTEEEKQMQIKNLHNYQSANSDNTQNALKSLQHGAINQQNLFELMMEAVKYCSLGQITNALFEVGGMYRRNM, encoded by the coding sequence ATGGAAACCCAAAAATATTCTCCTAAAAACAAAATACGGATTGTAACTGCTGCTGCGCTTTTCGACGGGCACGATGCGGCCATAAATATCATGCGCCGCGTGATCCAGGCCACGGGCGTGGAAGTGATTCACCTGGGCCACGACAAATCTGCTGAAGAAGTAGTGAACTGTGCGGTGCAGGAAGATGCCAACGCCATTGCGCTAACTTCTTACCAAGGTGGACACAACGAGTATTTTAAATATATCTACGATCTTTTGAAGGAGAAAAATGCCTCACACATCAGGATATTCGGCGGTGGTGGCGGAGTAATCCTTCCGGAAGAAATCAAAGATCTGATGGATTATGGGATTACCCGAATTTATTCGCCTGATGACGGCCGTGAACTTGGTCTGCAGGGCATGATTGACGATCTGGTTCAGAAATCCGACTACGCGACGGGAGAAAATGTTACCGTAGAAAATTTAGATAAAATAAGCTTTGAAGATGCCAGGTCGATTGCTGAAGTGATTTCAGCAGTTGAAAATTTCTCCGAAAGCAAAACCGATTTGGTTAAAGAAATAGACGCCAGAGCTGAAAATTCCACAATCCCGATTATTGGCATCACCGGAACCGGAGGTGCAGGGAAATCCTCATTAACCGACGAACTTGTTAGAAGATTCCTAAGGTCCAACCCTGAGAAAAAGATCGCCATTATCTCCATAGACCCGTCCAAGAAGAAAACAGGCGGTGCATTGCTTGGCGACAGGATCCGGATGAATTCCATCAACGACGCGCGCGTATACATGCGCTCGATGGCAACGCGTGAGAATAATGTTTCAGTTTCGCCGTATATCCATTCGGCTTTAAATGTCCTGAAAATTTCAAAACCCGATGTCATCGTCCTGGAAACTTCAGGTATTGGACAGTCCGGTTCGGAAATTACTGAAATCGCTGATGTTTCGATGTACGTGATGACGCCGGAATATGGCGCCTCTACCCAGCTGGAGAAAATTGACATGCTGGATTATGCCGATTTAATCGCTTTGAACAAGTCGGATAAACGCGGTGCTCTGGACGCGCTTCAGGCGGTGAAAAAACAGTTTCAGAGAAATCACGTTCTGTTTGAGCAACCTTTGGAAGAAATGCCGGTTTATTCTACAAAAGCCAGCCAGTTCAACGATTGGGGAACTACAGAGCTTTATAACGAATTGATTAAAAAAGTAAATGCAAAGTTCGAAGGTTTAAATTTCAGCGAATACGAGGAGCAGAATGTTTCAGAGGAAACGACCATTATTCCGCCGAAAAGAGTCCGCTACCTGTCTGAAATAGTGGACACGAACCGTGCATACGATAAAGAAGTAGAAAACCAGGCACTCATCGCCAAGAAGATGTACCTCGTGGAGGGCGCGAAAGCACTTATCCAGGACGACCAGCATACGCATGACAAGCTTGAAAAAGTTTTCCTGAAAACCAAAAAAGAACTTTCCGAAGAAAACGCAGCCTTCCTGCACGGCTGGCATCATTTCAAAGAAGAACTGGAAGCGGATACTTACTCTTACTTTGTGCGCGGAAAAGAAATTAAAGTTCAGACCAAGTCTGAAACGCTGTCGCACCTTAAGATTCCAAAGATCGCTTTGCCAAAATTCCAGGACTGGGGCGACCTCATCCGTTGGAAAGGTCAGGAAAATGTTCCCGGATCCTTCCCTTTTACTGCGGGAATCTACCCTTTTAAAAGAACAGGTGAAGACCCTACAAGAATGTTTGCCGGCGAAGGCGGACCGGAAAGGACCAACCGCAGATTCCATTATGTTTCGGCGGAGATGGACGCCAAAAGGCTTTCCACCGCATTTGATTCGGTGACACTTTATGGTCAGGATCCTGCCTTGCCACCGGATATCTACGGTAAGATCGGTAACGCGGGAGTTTCCATCGCTACGCTGGATGATGCCAAGAAACTTTACTCCGGTTTTGATTTGGTGAATGCCATGACTTCAGTATCAATGACCATCAACGGTCCGGCGCCGATGCTGCTCGCATTTTTCATGAATGCCGCCATTGACCAGAACTGTGAGAAATATATTGAAGAAAATAACCTTTGGGATAAAGTTGAGGCCAGACTCAAAGAAAAATTTGACGATAAAGGACTGAACCGCCCAACTTACAGCGGTGAACTTCCGCCATCCAATAACGGCTTAGGGTTAAAATTACTTGGTTTGACAGGTGATGAAATTCTTGAGGCTGACGTTTACGCTAAGATCAAGGCGGAAACCATCGCTACGGTTCGTGGAACTGTTCAGGCGGATATCCTGAAAGAAGACCAGGCTCAGAACACGTGTATTTTCTCAACGGAATTTGCGTTGAGACTGATGGGTGACGTTCAGGAATACTTCATTAAAGAAAAAGTTAGGAACTTCTATTCGGTTTCCATTTCAGGTTACCATATTGCTGAAGCGGGTGCCAACCCAATTTCGCAGCTTGCCTTTACTCTGGCCAACGGTTTCACTTATGTGGAATATTACCTGAGCCGAGGCATGGACATCAATGATTTTGCGCCGAACCTGTCGTTCTTCTTTTCCAACGGTATCGATCCGGAATATGCGGTAATCGGGCGTGTAGCCAGAAGAATCTGGGCCAAGGCGATGCGCGAAAAATACAACGCCAACGAAAGAAGCCAGATGCTGAAATATCACATCCAAACTTCCGGTCGTTCGCTGCACGCGCAGGAAATTGATTTTAATGATATCAGGACTTCTTTGCAGGCGCTTTACGCCATCTATGACAACTGTAACTCACTCCATACCAATGCTTATGACGAAGCCATTACGACGCCAACTGAAGAATCGGTAAGACGTGCGATGGCCATCCAGCTGATCATCAATAAAGAACTCGGTCTGGCGAAAAATGAGAATCCACTTCAGGGCTCATTTATCATTGAAGAACTAACTGATTTGGTGGAAGAAGCTGTCTATGCTGAATTTGACAGGATTACGGAAAGAGGCGGAGTGCTGGGTGCTATGGAAACGATGTACCAGCGTTCCAAGATCCAGGAAGAATCCATGCATTACGAATGGCTGAAACATACTGGTGAATATCCGATTATCGGTGTAAACACTTTCCTTGGGAAGGACGGTTCGCCAACTGTTCTGCCGGGTGAGGTAATCCGTTCTACCGAAGAAGAGAAGCAGATGCAGATCAAAAACCTGCACAATTATCAAAGTGCAAATTCCGACAATACGCAAAACGCACTGAAATCGCTTCAGCACGGCGCCATCAACCAGCAGAATTTATTTGAACTCATGATGGAAGCGGTAAAATACTGTTCATTGGGTCAGATTACCAATGCACTGTTTGAAGTGGGTGGTATGTACAGAAGGAATATGTAG
- a CDS encoding four-helix bundle copper-binding protein, with protein sequence MVNCIRTDRVCAAICTAVHQVAATQYTNMVDLLEVCIRICDECAAECEKHEHDHCRECARACRECAEACRSFMN encoded by the coding sequence ATGGTCAATTGTATCCGTACGGACCGCGTTTGCGCGGCAATATGTACGGCGGTGCATCAGGTGGCGGCTACGCAATACACCAACATGGTTGATTTGCTTGAAGTCTGCATCCGGATCTGTGACGAATGTGCAGCAGAGTGTGAGAAGCACGAACACGATCACTGCCGCGAATGTGCACGTGCCTGCCGCGAATGTGCGGAAGCTTGCCGGTCATTTATGAATTGA
- a CDS encoding serine hydrolase domain-containing protein, whose translation MNRYLPVFFLCFLFSCKPDVPATQDLSATQIPAKDTLISLEQRKTLIPLLDSVFAETQFNGIISVYRESEKFYEKSLGFEDFRTKEQLDSNSVFAIGSVSKQFAGAIILLLEEKGKLRTSDRISKYLPEYRSKTFEDITIHHLLTHTSGISDLGPGLQSEPGVEFNYSNKGYRLLGEIAEAASGKSYDTNARELFAKAGLTATYTAENFTGKNLAGAHTGANSNTTPVPNMPQRLAHGSISTAAGGLLSTVSDLHRWNYELYSGKILAPVSLQKFLKQSAKMNHPVLGSVGYGYGIMLSAAPKTYLHSGYVKGSPSLTLYYPQSRTSVVILSNTADTGKGKKAIFRPHTRVKQIVDSLEVTWKH comes from the coding sequence TTGAACCGATATCTACCTGTCTTTTTCCTGTGCTTCCTTTTCTCGTGTAAACCCGATGTACCGGCCACTCAGGACCTTTCAGCTACACAAATTCCTGCCAAAGATACCCTTATCAGCTTGGAACAAAGGAAGACCCTGATTCCACTGCTCGACTCTGTTTTTGCGGAGACTCAGTTTAACGGCATTATTTCGGTGTACCGGGAATCTGAAAAGTTTTATGAGAAAAGCCTCGGATTTGAAGATTTCAGAACCAAAGAACAGTTGGACAGCAATTCGGTATTCGCCATAGGATCAGTAAGCAAACAGTTTGCAGGCGCTATTATATTGCTTTTGGAGGAAAAAGGAAAACTGAGAACCTCGGACAGAATATCGAAATACTTGCCGGAATACCGAAGCAAGACATTTGAAGATATTACCATTCATCATTTACTCACGCATACTTCCGGAATCAGTGATCTGGGGCCAGGTTTGCAGTCTGAACCGGGTGTAGAGTTCAATTATTCAAATAAAGGGTACCGCTTACTCGGGGAGATTGCAGAGGCAGCATCCGGCAAGTCTTACGATACAAATGCCCGTGAGCTTTTTGCGAAAGCAGGACTTACCGCGACATATACTGCTGAGAACTTTACCGGAAAAAATCTGGCCGGCGCACATACTGGTGCCAACAGCAATACCACCCCGGTGCCGAATATGCCACAACGACTGGCCCATGGTTCCATCTCCACGGCAGCTGGTGGACTGCTGTCCACAGTATCCGATCTGCACCGGTGGAATTATGAGTTGTATTCAGGCAAAATCCTTGCTCCCGTGTCTCTTCAAAAGTTTCTGAAACAAAGCGCAAAAATGAATCATCCTGTTCTGGGTTCTGTAGGTTATGGCTATGGAATCATGCTTAGCGCTGCGCCAAAGACCTATCTTCACTCGGGCTATGTAAAAGGATCTCCTTCACTCACACTATATTATCCGCAAAGCAGGACCTCGGTGGTTATCCTATCTAATACAGCCGATACAGGAAAAGGCAAGAAAGCAATTTTCCGGCCCCATACGAGGGTGAAGCAGATAGTGGACAGCCTGGAAGTGACGTGGAAACATTAA
- a CDS encoding lipoate--protein ligase, with protein sequence MYIIDSPSNNAYFNIAAEEFLLTRFPTQDLFLLYVNAPSIIVGKFQNTLAEINLDYVKEKGIKVVRRMSGGGTVYHDLGNLNFSFHTALGKHDFMDFSVFTEPVLTLLNRLGVPAVLQGRNDLLVDGRKFSGNAKLARQGKMIQHGTILIDSEMEILAQALKVNPLKFIDKATKSNRARVVNLKEYLPGGTGTEEMKNLLTEEILRNNPGAKRYSLTEDDVARIQKLVAEKYETWDWNFGFSPNYNYRKAIKVPAGFIEVHLDVVKGVIEKAKIFGDFFAAHPIEELENRLIGKKHEANDLRELFSELNLTDYFGKVSADEIIEAFF encoded by the coding sequence ATGTACATTATTGATTCACCATCCAACAATGCTTATTTTAATATTGCTGCAGAAGAATTTCTCTTAACAAGATTTCCGACACAGGATCTCTTTCTGCTTTATGTAAATGCTCCGTCCATCATCGTGGGAAAATTCCAGAATACCCTGGCTGAGATCAATTTGGATTATGTAAAGGAAAAAGGAATTAAAGTGGTGCGCAGGATGTCCGGTGGCGGCACAGTTTATCATGATTTGGGAAACCTGAACTTCAGTTTTCATACTGCGTTGGGTAAGCACGACTTTATGGACTTTTCTGTTTTTACAGAACCCGTGCTTACGCTACTGAACAGATTAGGTGTTCCCGCCGTGCTGCAGGGCCGCAACGATTTACTCGTTGACGGGCGGAAGTTCAGCGGTAATGCCAAACTGGCGCGCCAGGGAAAGATGATTCAGCACGGAACAATACTCATTGACTCAGAGATGGAAATCCTGGCCCAGGCGCTGAAGGTCAATCCACTCAAATTTATTGATAAAGCTACCAAGTCCAACCGCGCACGTGTGGTGAACCTGAAGGAATATTTACCAGGGGGAACCGGCACTGAGGAAATGAAAAATCTTCTTACCGAAGAAATCCTCAGAAATAATCCAGGTGCCAAAAGGTACAGTCTTACGGAGGACGATGTGGCCCGGATCCAAAAACTGGTGGCGGAGAAATATGAAACCTGGGACTGGAATTTCGGCTTCTCGCCCAATTACAATTACCGGAAAGCCATTAAAGTTCCGGCAGGATTTATTGAAGTCCATCTTGATGTGGTGAAAGGTGTAATAGAAAAAGCCAAAATTTTTGGCGACTTTTTCGCGGCCCACCCAATTGAAGAACTGGAAAACAGGTTGATCGGTAAGAAACATGAGGCAAATGATCTCCGGGAACTGTTTTCAGAACTGAACCTGACTGACTATTTTGGTAAGGTGAGTGCTGATGAAATTATAGAAGCCTTCTTCTAA